From Punica granatum isolate Tunisia-2019 chromosome 1, ASM765513v2, whole genome shotgun sequence:
ATGGAACATGAAGCCTAAGAAAGCGGCACTACAAGTGAAGAACATGTAGCTGGGGACTCCAAACTCATTAGCGACGTCGATCATCGGGGTGCAGAACATGTCGATAATGAACCCGGCAAGAGGGGGAGAGTCGAGGGCACGGGTGAGTTCAGCCACGGCTGCTCGCACCTGGGGCTTGTGACGTTCAGCTAGGCTCATGTTGGACTTGGCACCGAGGCCAGAAGGATCATCTTCGTAGGGCAGCTCTTGGAAGCGGATCTGTGACTTTGCAGCGGAGGCGGTGGAGGAGGAGACGGAGGCAAGGAGTTCCGCAAACGGGTTGGACTTGGAGGCGCGTGGCGGGTTCAACACAAGCAAGGTGATGGATAGGCGATCATCCCGTTCGACGAGGAGCTTCGCGATCTCCACCGCCGACACCAAGTGGCCTACTCCCGAAGACGGGATCCATATCAGTTGCGCTCGTGTCGCGACCATTGAGACTTGAGAGGCGGATTTTATTGAACTTGGGATAAACTAATTTGATCCTGTTTCCTTAAATCTTGTCTCATTTGATAATTGGAACTGTGATGATGGATCTCATGCTTTTCTTATACGCTTTCGGatttcctcaattttttttttttggggttatCAAGCAAACGTCTGAAAATTCATCTATCCAGGAATGGAGGTAACGTCATGGCTTACGGATTGGGAGTCCGATTGATTAGTACGATGGTGGAAATGACCGCTACGTTGTTCCTTGCGGGACCGACCATGTGCGTGCGTCGGCATTCTTATCATTCGCTAAAACATTAAAACGGATCCGCACGGACCATATGGTGTCATGTATCCTCGTATTTTACTAGATAATCAATTATAACACTCGCGTTCAATGTCTTAGTTAAGAATAACAAGCACCGGCAcatttaaaatcaaatcacatttatttaaaaaaacctATTTCAATTCGTCGTTAATTTAACCTAAGAATAACAAGTATcaacaaatttaaaatcaactctcatttatttaaaatacatattttaattcaTCATCAATTTAAGTAGTCTATTTCTAAATGTGATTTTTCCGATGTGTAGCACTTATATTTGGAAGTCCACAAAGCccaattaatctaaatttgaGTAAGGTCGAACCACTAAGGAATAAACCTCATCCGATCGTAAATTTTCTCTAATCACAAGACGCACGCTTGAAACCTTATCTAAGGATAACAAGCGCCAACTAACGTAAAACCAATCAacattgataaaaaaaatattataatttatcaccaatttaattaatatcttTTAATTTGTGACGTAAGAAATATTCACATTTTTACGATGAAATGCAATGCTTAGATTACATATTGACATACACTAATTCTTATTTAGGTATTAAGTTACTTTGCCTACAATCtacttttaataaatataaaacttACAACAGGACAATTCGTCAAACTAAAATAAGCGCACCATTAGAGCCTATTGTATTGGGATCATGatattgtaattataaatattgacgattcaaattaatattaaagaaatattagcttttatattatatgaaatattagttaatataatcatttgaaaaaattagATCATTTATTATCAACTGAatgttcatatttttttcacataagcagttttatcattaatttcattaattatatattaattattacacaaattactataataaattaataaatttatcaaaaacaTTTTCACCCACGGTGTCGTGCGGGTGCATTACCTAGTATATAGTAAAGCATAATCTTATCCCTTGACCAGTTATGAAGttgttaatattattattattattattattattattattatatgtttaCGTAGCAATCATGTGAACCGCAACTTTTCGATGAGAAGTTCAAAGgaccactcttttttttttcgattacaagaaaaatttaaaataataaattatatattttaataactaataaaatgataTGAGTAATCCAACTCAATATTAACTCTATAACCCGACGAGCGTATACGTTACTTCTTCGCATCCTCTTTGACCCAATTAAGCATAAATCATTGAAGCTAACAACATTTGACTGCTTCCAGTCAAAGTTTCTTTACTGAAAAGCCAAAGACTGTATGTGCTAGCTGCCATATTAAGTGAACCGAAGTAATTACGGTAGCGAAGCTCGATTATTGGAGAAAATTAATTCGAATGCACCCaacttccatatatatatatatatatatttcgttaGGAAAATTAATCTACGCACTTTAAGTCCCTGTCACCAttggattgaaaaaaaaaaaaaggtacggTATAAGTTCGAGCTTGGCAAATATATATGCGATAATTATTCACGGGATATTGTTATAAACATCCTTAATGAACCGTCCCAGGTTCGAGTGAGATGAACCCCCTTCCATTAACGCCCTCCGACTCTTCTCGCTCATCAGCCTCACTTTCTCCTTCTTATCTTCCCTTTCAGTCTCCATCAGCCGCCTTATCCCCCTCTCTATCTCCTCCGCCGTGACGGTTACCTCGTCACCCTTCCTGTAGTCCATTCGGATCTCGACCGCCACGCCCAGCTCCTCCACCAGCGCGTACGCGTTGAAGTGCTGCTCTGCATACATGGGCCAGGCAGCCACTGGCACCCCGAACCATATGCTCTCCAGGGTGGAGTTCCACCCGCAGTGCGACACGAATCCTCCGACCGCTGGGTGGGCCAGCACTTCGACCTGTGGGGCCCACCCGATCACCTTGCCTTGCCCTGCTGTCCGCTCTAGGAACCCTTCCGGAAGGACCTCGTTGGGGTCATCGTAACTCTGCGGGACATCAAACTTGCCCCCTGGAGGGGGCCGGCGCAAGGACCACAGGAACCGGTGGACACTCCGCTCTAGCGCGTGGGCGATCTGCCTCACCTGGTCCTCGCGGAAGCTTCCCATGCTCCCGAAGCACAAGAACAACACTGACTCCGGTGGTTGATCATCGAGCCACTTGACTATGTCGCCTGACCCCAACTTGTCGTCACTGCCACCCTTCAGGGTCAGTATGGGACCAACCGGATACAACAGTGGGAGCTTATCATCGAATACGGCCTCTACTGCGCGCTGCTCGAGCTCCTCAAACGTATTCACCACAATACCCTTGGTCTCCCTGAACCTCTTCGCCAAGCCGAGGAACAAAGAGGAGATATCTTTCTTCCGCAACTCAGAGGGCATATAGAGCTTGATGTTGAGCGGATTCGCCAAGCCTGGGTAATCTACGGTCGCTTCGGAGTCGACCAACGCACCTATGTCCTGCTGGCAGTCGTCCTGTAAGGCTTGGAGATGGAGCATGGCGCCGAGAAAGGTGGCACTAGACGTGAAGAAGAGATAGCTAGGGACGCTAAACTCATTAGCCACATCTATCATCGGCGCACAGAACATATCAACTACGAAACCGGCGAGCCGTGGTGAGGCAGATCCTGAACCGCTGTCAGCCAGTCCACGAACTACGTCTCGAACATGGGATTTGTAGGCTTCAACAGCATTAAGGAAACTAACTAGACTCGGAGAGCCTGTACCAATCGAATGAAACACGTATATATCACAAGATCAGAAATCCGTCACGTGTGCAACAGTTTCCATGCTGCAACGGGTATATATACCAATTGGAATCATACTAGGATACTAATGGAAATGACAATATAGGTAAGTAGCTTGGTAGGACCCGAACCGTTCTGCAACTCTGCCCGAGGCAGCTCGATAAACCGGATGCGCCCAGTGGAAGAGGAAGCTGATACAGAGTCGGCGATGGAGTTCATGTCAGAGCTATCGGTTAGCTTCATCACGAGCACCGTCACCGAGAGCCCTTCATCCCGGCCGACGAGGAGCTTAGCCATCTCCACTGCAGACAAGAGATGGCCCACGCCCGGGCCGGGGATAAACACCAGCTCTGCTTTGCCACTCATTCTGAGCTGAAGCCTGAAAGTAATTAAGGTGGAGAGAATGACGATTGGCGACCTTGGGTTTCTCCGTGAACTATAAAAGTCAGAATTGAACTGTTGTGATTGAGTTGGAGAAATAGATATAGTCAAGAGGAATCTTGTCGGGCAAGCAGACAAGGCAGATGGGAAGAAGCATGGAagatccatatatatatacgtcaTCGCTTTCGTTTCGTCCGACATTGGCACGAGATATGTCAGAGTTGAGATAGAGATGTCGTGTGTAGTCTCAATGAATtccagtaaaaaaaaaaagaaaataaacaaaaaaaaaaatgtctacGCACATTAGTTTTGTACAACATTCCACAAACAAACATAAAACTACTTTTAAATCTCTAATGCCGAGATTTCGATATAATCGAGGTGCCTGTCAggtgatattattatattctaGTAAAGCTGATTAGTAGTAGTTGATACGTGCTGGCTACGCATCAGTGCAgtgtttgttttaattattagaaGGAACAATGGATAGTGTTGATCCACGTCTCCCGTCTATTACGTGTAGTAAAGCATAAATACTATGTAGTTTACTATTATTTCGAGGAAAAATCTCTAAGAATAGTTGGAtaattttgtttcttctttttgaaCGAGTAAATTTGATAAGATGATGGTTAGGTGAAACCTGGACTGATTCGAAAGTAGGTCTGGGGCAGCTCGATGACGTATCCGTGCTGTGGAGAAGGGGAATTGGAGAAGTACGTTGATGGTTTTGAAAACGGGATTCATCAGTTAACTTCATGACTAGCACAGGTACCAACC
This genomic window contains:
- the LOC116187272 gene encoding anthocyanidin 3-O-glucosyltransferase 2-like — encoded protein: MSDETKAMTYIYMDLPCFFPSALSACPTRFLLTISISPTQSQQFNSDFYSSRRNPRSPIVILSTLITFRLQLRMSGKAELVFIPGPGVGHLLSAVEMAKLLVGRDEGLSVTVLVMKLTDSSDMNSIADSVSASSSTGRIRFIELPRAELQNGSPSLVSFLNAVEAYKSHVRDVVRGLADSGSGSASPRLAGFVVDMFCAPMIDVANEFSVPSYLFFTSSATFLGAMLHLQALQDDCQQDIGALVDSEATVDYPGLANPLNIKLYMPSELRKKDISSLFLGLAKRFRETKGIVVNTFEELEQRAVEAVFDDKLPLLYPVGPILTLKGGSDDKLGSGDIVKWLDDQPPESVLFLCFGSMGSFREDQVRQIAHALERSVHRFLWSLRRPPPGGKFDVPQSYDDPNEVLPEGFLERTAGQGKVIGWAPQVEVLAHPAVGGFVSHCGWNSTLESIWFGVPVAAWPMYAEQHFNAYALVEELGVAVEIRMDYRKGDEVTVTAEEIERGIRRLMETEREDKKEKVRLMSEKSRRALMEGGSSHSNLGRFIKDVYNNIP